Proteins found in one Pontibacter sp. SGAir0037 genomic segment:
- a CDS encoding RNA polymerase sigma factor translates to MEDKELLEKFAQPESRHLAFNQLIRKYQQKIYWHIRKMVVDHDDADDLTQEVFLKVWKGLENFRQDAQLYTWIYRIATNECLTFLSSKRRKFFLPLHDVAAELTEKLDSSPHISGDEVQLKLQKALLKLPDKQRLVFNMRYYDDLKYEEISEILGTSVGALKASYHHAVKKIEEFIKLH, encoded by the coding sequence GTGGAAGACAAAGAGCTGTTAGAGAAATTTGCCCAACCTGAAAGCCGCCACCTGGCTTTTAACCAGCTCATCAGGAAGTATCAGCAGAAAATTTACTGGCATATCCGCAAAATGGTGGTAGACCATGATGATGCAGACGACCTGACACAGGAGGTTTTTCTAAAGGTGTGGAAAGGGCTGGAAAATTTCAGGCAGGATGCACAGCTTTATACCTGGATTTACCGTATCGCCACCAATGAATGCCTTACCTTCCTTTCCAGCAAAAGAAGGAAATTCTTTTTACCACTTCATGATGTTGCGGCCGAACTTACCGAAAAGCTGGATTCCTCCCCTCATATCAGCGGTGATGAGGTACAGCTAAAACTGCAAAAGGCGCTGCTAAAGCTTCCTGACAAGCAGAGGCTTGTTTTTAACATGCGGTACTACGACGACCTGAAATACGAAGAGATTTCTGAGATTTTAGGCACATCTGTTGGAGCGCTGAAAGCTTCTTACCATCATGCTGTAAAAAAAATAGAAGAATTTATAAAGCTGCATTAA
- a CDS encoding transketolase family protein: protein MKEYTYTEKKDTRSGFGAGLLELGRTNPNVVALCADLVGSLKMGDFIKENPDRFFQIGIAEANMMGIAAGLTIGGKIPFTGTFANFSTGRVYDQIRQSIAYSGKNVKICASHAGLTLGEDGATHQILEDVGMMKMLPHMTVINPCDYNQTKAATIAIADYEGPVYLRFGRPVIPNFTPADQKFEIGKAVMLNEGTDVSIFATGHLVWKAILAGHLLAEKGINAEIINIHTIKPLDEEAILTSVAKTKCVVTAEEHQMNGGLGDSVAQLLARKMPLPLEMVAVNDSFGESGTPEELMDKYGLNEHNIVDAVERVIARK, encoded by the coding sequence ATGAAAGAGTACACTTACACAGAAAAAAAAGACACACGCTCAGGCTTTGGCGCTGGCTTATTAGAGCTTGGCCGCACTAACCCGAATGTAGTAGCCCTATGCGCCGACCTGGTAGGCTCTCTTAAAATGGGTGACTTTATCAAAGAAAACCCAGACCGTTTTTTCCAGATTGGTATTGCCGAGGCAAACATGATGGGCATTGCAGCTGGTTTAACAATAGGAGGCAAAATACCTTTTACAGGTACTTTCGCCAACTTCTCCACTGGCCGTGTTTACGACCAGATCCGCCAGTCTATCGCTTATTCGGGCAAAAACGTGAAGATATGCGCTTCACACGCCGGTCTTACACTAGGAGAAGACGGTGCCACCCACCAGATACTGGAAGATGTGGGTATGATGAAAATGCTGCCTCACATGACGGTTATTAACCCTTGCGACTATAACCAGACAAAGGCTGCCACCATTGCTATAGCCGATTACGAAGGCCCTGTTTACCTGCGCTTTGGCCGCCCGGTAATTCCAAACTTTACTCCTGCCGATCAGAAGTTCGAAATTGGGAAAGCTGTCATGCTGAACGAAGGTACAGATGTAAGTATTTTTGCAACCGGCCACCTTGTCTGGAAAGCAATCCTGGCAGGCCATTTACTGGCTGAAAAAGGAATCAATGCCGAAATTATCAATATCCACACTATCAAGCCTCTGGATGAAGAAGCCATCCTGACCTCTGTAGCCAAAACCAAGTGTGTGGTTACAGCAGAGGAGCACCAGATGAATGGTGGCCTGGGAGACAGCGTGGCGCAACTTTTGGCCCGTAAAATGCCATTGCCTCTCGAAATGGTTGCCGTTAACGACTCTTTCGGAGAAAGTGGTACACCAGAGGAACTAATGGATAAATACGGCCTGAACGAGCACAACATAGTAGATGCAGTAGAACGTGTAATAGCCAGAAAGTAG
- a CDS encoding VWA domain-containing protein has translation MANWHKLSFLLFSLLLFTAGGRLYAQEKKPVPTTRILFLLDASGSMLAKWENSDRMQIAKNMLANLVDSLEQHEHVEVALRVYGHQFGRERNDCKDTKLEVPFAGKNAATIKKKLQQIIPRGNTPITFSLEQSANDFPNDPRSRNVLILITDGLESCGGDPCATSIALQKKRIFLRPFIIGIGIEEQFAPQLSCIGQYFNAANVETFQQVLAQIVTQTLSETTVSVELLDEQNRPVETNVNMTFVNALTGTTEYNFVHYMDGSRKPDVLAIDALQPYSLIVNTVPAVVQQNVPIVPGQHNIIKVKAPQGELNLRQDGPSPYGQLEAIVKKTGTNQTLHVQQFGTRHKYLAGVYDLELLTLPRIYLKDVEVKQGQLQTINFPAPGQLNIPSELQGYGSIYTLADDGTQQWVYNLSEQNSRVILAMQPGNYRLVYRMKSAQSSKFTDVQDFTIRSGATTTVKIFNR, from the coding sequence GTGGCAAACTGGCATAAACTCTCTTTCCTGCTTTTTAGCTTGCTGCTTTTTACAGCAGGCGGGAGGCTTTATGCCCAGGAGAAAAAGCCGGTGCCGACTACCCGTATCCTCTTTTTACTGGATGCTTCCGGCAGTATGCTGGCCAAATGGGAAAACAGCGACCGGATGCAGATTGCCAAAAACATGCTGGCCAACCTGGTGGATTCACTGGAGCAACACGAGCATGTGGAGGTAGCACTCAGGGTATACGGACATCAGTTTGGGCGCGAACGCAACGATTGCAAAGATACAAAGCTGGAGGTGCCATTTGCCGGTAAGAATGCTGCAACCATTAAAAAGAAGTTACAGCAGATCATACCCAGGGGCAATACCCCCATCACATTTTCGCTGGAGCAATCGGCCAATGATTTTCCGAACGATCCCAGATCCAGGAATGTATTAATCCTGATTACAGACGGCCTGGAATCCTGCGGAGGCGACCCCTGTGCCACCTCTATAGCGCTGCAGAAGAAACGTATTTTTCTAAGGCCTTTTATTATAGGGATTGGCATAGAGGAACAGTTCGCGCCTCAGTTAAGCTGTATCGGTCAGTATTTTAATGCGGCTAATGTGGAAACATTCCAGCAGGTGCTGGCCCAAATAGTTACCCAAACGCTAAGTGAAACTACTGTAAGTGTAGAGCTGCTAGACGAGCAAAACAGGCCTGTTGAGACGAACGTGAACATGACCTTTGTAAACGCTTTAACAGGTACTACAGAGTACAACTTTGTGCACTACATGGATGGCAGCAGAAAGCCTGACGTACTGGCCATAGATGCGCTGCAACCTTACAGCTTAATCGTAAACACGGTTCCGGCAGTGGTACAGCAAAATGTACCTATTGTGCCGGGGCAGCATAACATTATAAAAGTAAAGGCACCGCAAGGCGAACTGAACCTTCGCCAGGATGGCCCCTCCCCTTACGGCCAGCTAGAAGCTATCGTAAAGAAAACGGGAACAAACCAGACCTTGCATGTTCAGCAATTTGGCACAAGGCACAAATACCTGGCGGGTGTATACGACCTGGAACTGCTCACACTACCACGCATCTATTTAAAAGATGTGGAAGTAAAGCAGGGGCAGTTGCAAACAATTAACTTTCCTGCGCCAGGCCAACTGAACATTCCTTCAGAACTGCAAGGTTACGGAAGTATTTACACATTAGCCGACGATGGTACCCAGCAATGGGTGTACAACCTTTCGGAACAAAACAGCAGGGTAATTCTGGCTATGCAGCCCGGCAATTACCGCTTAGTTTACAGAATGAAATCAGCCCAGTCGAGTAAGTTTACCGACGTTCAGGATTTTACAATTAGGTCTGGGGCAACTACAACCGTTAAAATATTCAACAGATAA
- a CDS encoding transketolase, whose protein sequence is MNPHNKSIDELKQVAAQVRRDIVRMVHAVNSGHPGGSLGCTDYFVSLYFRVMNYSTDFKMDGTGEDLFFLSNGHISPVWYSTLARAGFFEVKELATFRKLNSRLQGHPATEEGLPGIRVASGSLGQGLSVAIGAAQAKKLNKDNSLVYVLMGDGELEEGQIWEAAMYAPHNKVDNLIATVDRNGQQIDGSTEEVLSLGDLRAKFEAFGWHVLEADGNSFETLLPALDEAKAATGKGKPVMILMDTQMGFGVDFMMGSHKWHGVAPNDEQLNKALQQLAVNEAADY, encoded by the coding sequence GTGAATCCACACAACAAGAGCATTGACGAACTAAAGCAGGTAGCCGCACAGGTACGCCGCGACATTGTGCGTATGGTCCACGCTGTAAATTCAGGGCATCCGGGAGGCTCTTTGGGCTGTACAGATTATTTCGTTTCGCTTTACTTCCGCGTTATGAACTACAGCACAGATTTTAAAATGGATGGTACCGGCGAAGACTTATTCTTCCTGTCGAACGGCCACATCTCCCCGGTATGGTATAGCACGCTGGCGCGCGCAGGCTTCTTTGAGGTAAAAGAGCTGGCTACATTCCGTAAGCTGAACTCCAGGCTACAGGGTCACCCTGCCACAGAAGAAGGTCTGCCAGGCATTCGGGTAGCATCGGGCTCACTTGGACAGGGATTATCTGTTGCCATTGGTGCTGCTCAGGCTAAAAAACTCAACAAAGACAACAGCCTGGTATACGTGCTGATGGGCGACGGTGAGTTAGAAGAAGGCCAGATATGGGAAGCCGCCATGTATGCTCCTCATAACAAAGTAGACAACCTGATTGCCACCGTAGACAGAAACGGCCAGCAAATCGACGGCTCCACTGAAGAGGTGCTTTCGTTGGGTGATTTGCGTGCCAAGTTCGAAGCTTTTGGATGGCATGTTTTGGAAGCAGATGGAAACAGCTTTGAAACCCTATTACCAGCACTGGACGAAGCAAAAGCAGCAACCGGTAAAGGAAAACCCGTGATGATCCTGATGGATACCCAAATGGGCTTTGGTGTAGACTTTATGATGGGGTCGCACAAATGGCATGGCGTAGCTCCGAACGATGAGCAGCTGAACAAAGCACTGCAGCAATTAGCTGTAAACGAGGCGGCCGACTACTAG
- the bcp gene encoding thioredoxin-dependent thiol peroxidase, which translates to MELQIGDKAPAFEGVDQNGNTVKLSDFSGKKVVLYFYPKDNTPGCTAQACNLRDNYQELKQAGFEILGVSVDSEKSHQNFITKFELPFSLIADTDKKIVEQYGVWQEKSMYGRKYMGTMRYTFVIDEEGIIRNIITKVKTADHAKQII; encoded by the coding sequence ATGGAACTCCAAATAGGCGATAAAGCCCCGGCCTTCGAAGGCGTAGATCAAAACGGAAACACAGTAAAACTAAGCGACTTTAGCGGCAAAAAAGTAGTGCTCTACTTTTACCCGAAAGATAATACCCCCGGCTGCACGGCGCAGGCATGCAACCTGCGCGACAATTACCAGGAACTTAAACAGGCAGGCTTTGAAATTCTGGGAGTAAGTGTGGATAGTGAAAAATCGCACCAGAACTTTATCACGAAGTTTGAACTGCCTTTCTCACTTATAGCAGACACCGATAAAAAGATTGTAGAACAATATGGTGTGTGGCAGGAAAAATCGATGTATGGCCGCAAATACATGGGCACTATGCGCTATACCTTTGTAATTGACGAAGAAGGAATTATCCGAAATATCATTACAAAAGTAAAAACTGCTGATCACGCAAAACAAATAATTTAA
- a CDS encoding M23 family metallopeptidase, whose product MKLNKHLAFLAVLFFTGLSVAAQPTPEPGYFIFPIKPGQRNYLSGTMGEIRSNHFHGGLDIKTDQREGLEVYAAADGYISRVKQSTYGYGNIIYITHPNGLVTTYAHLLSYYKPLADHMLQKQYEKQTFELELFPEKGQFPVKKGDIIGLSGNTGGSGGPHLHFEIRDTEDKLYNPLLWGFKEIIDTTPPEIYSLGIQTLDIYGRVNQEFGRAEFRTKKTGTDYILPDTVFAHGLLGLEIQTNDMLDGATNKNGTQEVALFVNDKQVYSHYINKVPFELSRQVSQHINYNMYKMFGRTFQKSFVDHGNDLPLYNANERGGRVSVQADSVYRIRLVAKDSYNNATTLSFILKGQKPAFSKTLAKNVKQPELVYEVIGNILKVVATDTSATPRNVELYRGNKRMELVPSYTKNSASVCLYDLRAGIPEQISFCGISASLVNQKIIPPAQEVNYENKFVKIAFGEKSLYDTLYLDTRLEGDVYTIGDFFTPLHQAIKVTITPPKPFADKTKAAVYFLGTGRSRGLEGGTWNGNSITFTTRNMGKFKVMEDVKPPAIKLLGKSNVQIRFKISDDLSGINSFRAEINGQWLLMKYEHKTATIYSEKLDKSIPLSGEVVLKVRDNAGNEAIYKTTI is encoded by the coding sequence TTGAAGTTAAATAAGCACCTGGCATTTCTTGCTGTATTATTTTTTACTGGTTTGAGTGTAGCGGCACAGCCTACTCCTGAACCAGGCTATTTTATATTTCCCATCAAGCCGGGGCAACGAAACTATTTATCGGGCACGATGGGTGAGATTCGCTCAAACCACTTTCATGGCGGCCTCGATATAAAAACCGACCAGCGCGAAGGCTTGGAGGTGTATGCCGCCGCTGACGGCTATATTTCACGGGTAAAGCAATCGACCTATGGCTATGGCAATATTATATACATCACCCATCCGAATGGCCTGGTAACTACCTATGCGCACCTGCTTTCCTACTACAAGCCTCTGGCAGATCACATGCTCCAGAAGCAGTATGAAAAGCAAACCTTTGAGTTGGAACTGTTTCCTGAGAAGGGACAATTCCCGGTAAAGAAAGGTGACATTATAGGCTTATCAGGAAATACAGGCGGCTCCGGCGGACCACACCTGCACTTCGAAATACGCGATACAGAAGATAAGCTTTACAACCCTTTGCTCTGGGGCTTTAAAGAAATTATCGATACAACTCCACCTGAAATCTATAGCCTGGGCATACAAACACTCGATATTTATGGGAGGGTAAACCAGGAGTTTGGCAGAGCAGAATTCCGCACGAAGAAAACCGGTACAGACTATATACTACCAGACACCGTTTTTGCTCATGGCTTACTGGGGTTAGAAATACAAACCAACGATATGCTCGATGGTGCTACCAATAAGAATGGGACCCAGGAAGTAGCGCTTTTTGTAAACGATAAACAGGTGTATAGCCACTATATAAACAAAGTGCCTTTTGAGCTTTCACGGCAAGTATCGCAGCACATTAACTACAACATGTATAAAATGTTCGGCCGCACCTTTCAGAAAAGCTTTGTAGACCATGGCAACGACCTGCCGCTTTACAATGCCAACGAGAGAGGCGGCAGAGTTTCGGTGCAGGCCGATTCGGTTTACAGAATCCGTCTGGTAGCTAAAGACTCTTACAACAACGCCACCACTTTAAGCTTTATTCTGAAAGGGCAGAAACCGGCTTTTAGCAAAACACTGGCAAAAAATGTAAAGCAGCCGGAACTGGTTTATGAAGTTATAGGCAATATTTTAAAAGTGGTAGCCACCGATACTTCTGCCACACCGCGCAATGTGGAATTGTACCGGGGGAATAAGCGCATGGAACTGGTGCCAAGCTATACCAAAAACTCTGCCTCTGTTTGCCTCTATGACCTGCGGGCGGGAATTCCCGAACAGATCAGTTTCTGCGGCATTTCAGCCAGCCTGGTAAATCAGAAAATCATTCCTCCTGCACAGGAAGTGAACTACGAAAATAAATTTGTAAAAATAGCTTTCGGAGAAAAATCGCTTTACGACACCTTATACCTCGACACGAGGCTGGAGGGAGATGTGTATACGATTGGCGATTTCTTTACACCTTTGCACCAAGCCATCAAGGTTACCATCACACCCCCAAAGCCATTCGCTGACAAAACAAAGGCTGCTGTATACTTTTTGGGGACAGGCAGAAGCAGAGGCCTGGAAGGCGGAACCTGGAACGGCAACTCCATTACCTTTACTACCCGCAACATGGGTAAGTTTAAAGTTATGGAAGATGTGAAACCACCTGCCATAAAGCTTCTGGGGAAAAGCAATGTGCAGATCAGGTTCAAGATATCAGACGATTTGTCCGGCATAAACTCTTTCAGGGCAGAAATAAACGGCCAGTGGCTCCTGATGAAGTACGAACATAAAACAGCCACCATTTACTCTGAAAAGTTAGATAAAAGTATACCTTTGTCAGGGGAAGTGGTTCTGAAAGTGAGAGATAACGCTGGCAATGAAGCCATTTACAAAACAACAATTTAA
- a CDS encoding fumarylacetoacetate hydrolase family protein, producing the protein MKILAIGRNYAEHIAELKNEVPDEPVIFFKPDTAILRNNEPFYYPEYSQDIHHEIELILRISREGKNIDAKFASKYYDSIGLGIDFTARDLQSKAKAKGLPWTLAKGFNGSAPVSEFLPLTDFPDLHNINFRLDVNGSTKQEGNSKMMLNTFDAIIAYISRFITLKTGDIVFTGTPAGVGPVKIGDRLEGYVEDKKLLDFEVK; encoded by the coding sequence ATGAAAATTTTAGCCATTGGCCGTAATTACGCAGAACACATAGCCGAACTTAAAAACGAAGTACCCGACGAGCCTGTTATTTTTTTTAAACCCGATACCGCCATTCTTCGCAACAACGAACCTTTCTATTACCCTGAGTACAGCCAGGATATTCACCACGAGATAGAACTGATCCTGCGCATCAGCAGAGAAGGCAAAAACATCGATGCAAAGTTTGCCAGCAAGTATTACGACTCAATTGGCCTTGGCATCGACTTTACAGCCCGCGACCTACAATCAAAAGCAAAAGCGAAAGGGTTGCCCTGGACGCTAGCCAAAGGATTTAACGGATCAGCTCCTGTTTCAGAATTCTTACCTCTAACCGATTTCCCGGATCTGCACAATATTAATTTCAGGCTGGATGTAAACGGAAGCACAAAGCAGGAAGGCAATTCCAAAATGATGCTGAATACCTTCGATGCCATTATTGCCTACATATCGCGCTTTATTACATTAAAAACAGGAGACATTGTTTTTACAGGCACACCAGCAGGTGTTGGGCCAGTTAAAATAGGAGACAGATTAGAAGGGTATGTTGAAGATAAAAAACTGTTGGATTTTGAAGTTAAATAA